From a region of the Gossypium raimondii isolate GPD5lz chromosome 10, ASM2569854v1, whole genome shotgun sequence genome:
- the LOC105777451 gene encoding E3 ubiquitin-protein ligase SDIR1 isoform X2, whose amino-acid sequence MSFVFRGSRSDLESGFPVLIPERRTVRVHAGRPVNSNSFVFLVTVLLLFMILNSQQLSPNFLLWLVLGVFFMATTLRMYATCQQLQAQAQAHAAAASALLGHTELRLHMPPSIAFATRGRLQGLRLQLALLDQEFDDLDYETLRALDSGNGPSSSSMSDEEINALPVHKYKVSAPQSNDPSMQQASSSNSPQRQDSTNLVSIKKGSDDELTCSVCLEQVNAGDLIRSLPCLHQFHANCIDPWLRQQGTCPVCKFRAGSVWQEPGGIDASYMV is encoded by the exons ATGAGTTTCGTTTTCCGAGGGTCACGATCGGATTTAGAGAGTGGATTTCCTGTGCTTATTCCGGAGAGGCGTACCGTG CGTGTCCATGCAGGACGTCCTGTTAATTCCAACTCTTTTGTGTTTCTCGTTACAG TACTTTTGCTATTCATGATATTGAATTCGCAGCAGTTGTCACCTAATTTTCTG CTTTGGTTGGTGCTTGGGGTGTTTTTTATGGCAACAACGTTAAGAATGTATGCGACCTGTCAACAACTTCAAGCTCAAGCACAAGCCCATGCCGCAGCAGCAAGTGCACTTTTGGGTCATACTGAACTACGGTTACATATGCCACCATCAATTGCATTTGCAACCAGAGGGCGTCTACAAGGCCTAAGATTGCAACTTGCTCTTCTTGACCAAGAATTCGACGATCTTG ATTATGAAACTTTGAGAGCACTTGATTCCGGCAATGGCCCCAGCTCCTCTTCAATGAGCGATGAAGAGATAAATGCCCTTCCAGTTCACAAGTATAAGGTCTCTGCTCCTCAAAG CAATGACCCTTCAATGCAACAAGCGTCATCTTCTAACTCACCTCAG AGGCAGGATTCTACCAATCTAGTCAGCATCAAGAAGGGCTCCGATGATGAATTGACCTGCAGTGTTTGCTTGGAGCAAGTTAATGCCGGCGATCTTATCCGCAGTTTACCCTGTTTGCATCAG TTCCATGCTAATTGCATCGACCCGTGGCTACGACAACAAGGTACGTGCCCTGTTTGTAAATTCCGAGCAGGATCTGTATGGCAGGAACCCGGTGGAATAGACGCTTCTTACATGGTTTAA
- the LOC105777451 gene encoding E3 ubiquitin-protein ligase SDIR1 isoform X1 — MSFVFRGSRSDLESGFPVLIPERRTVRVHAGRPVNSNSFVFLVTVLLLFMILNSQQLSPNFLLWLVLGVFFMATTLRMYATCQQLQAQAQAHAAAASALLGHTELRLHMPPSIAFATRGRLQGLRLQLALLDQEFDDLDYETLRALDSGNGPSSSSMSDEEINALPVHKYKVSAPQSNDPSMQQASSSNSPQKRQDSTNLVSIKKGSDDELTCSVCLEQVNAGDLIRSLPCLHQFHANCIDPWLRQQGTCPVCKFRAGSVWQEPGGIDASYMV; from the exons ATGAGTTTCGTTTTCCGAGGGTCACGATCGGATTTAGAGAGTGGATTTCCTGTGCTTATTCCGGAGAGGCGTACCGTG CGTGTCCATGCAGGACGTCCTGTTAATTCCAACTCTTTTGTGTTTCTCGTTACAG TACTTTTGCTATTCATGATATTGAATTCGCAGCAGTTGTCACCTAATTTTCTG CTTTGGTTGGTGCTTGGGGTGTTTTTTATGGCAACAACGTTAAGAATGTATGCGACCTGTCAACAACTTCAAGCTCAAGCACAAGCCCATGCCGCAGCAGCAAGTGCACTTTTGGGTCATACTGAACTACGGTTACATATGCCACCATCAATTGCATTTGCAACCAGAGGGCGTCTACAAGGCCTAAGATTGCAACTTGCTCTTCTTGACCAAGAATTCGACGATCTTG ATTATGAAACTTTGAGAGCACTTGATTCCGGCAATGGCCCCAGCTCCTCTTCAATGAGCGATGAAGAGATAAATGCCCTTCCAGTTCACAAGTATAAGGTCTCTGCTCCTCAAAG CAATGACCCTTCAATGCAACAAGCGTCATCTTCTAACTCACCTCAG AAGAGGCAGGATTCTACCAATCTAGTCAGCATCAAGAAGGGCTCCGATGATGAATTGACCTGCAGTGTTTGCTTGGAGCAAGTTAATGCCGGCGATCTTATCCGCAGTTTACCCTGTTTGCATCAG TTCCATGCTAATTGCATCGACCCGTGGCTACGACAACAAGGTACGTGCCCTGTTTGTAAATTCCGAGCAGGATCTGTATGGCAGGAACCCGGTGGAATAGACGCTTCTTACATGGTTTAA
- the LOC105777450 gene encoding aspartic proteinase PCS1, producing MSFLHFLLHFTIFLLLFHEIFSFPSNQTLFLPLRKTHGGHRPLPTSAASAATNRLAFHHNVTLTVSLTVGSPPQDVTMVLDTGSELSWLHCKKTPNLNSVFTPQVSKSYKPVPCGSPVCKTRTRDLPVPASCDPNNKLCHVAVSYADASSIEGNLAHENFVIGSSTQPGFLFGCMDSGYSSNSEEDSKTTGLMGMNRGSLSFVSQMGFPKFSYCISGFDSSGVLLLGDASFSWLGELNYTPLIQISDPLPYYDRVAYTVQLEGIKVGNKILDLPRSAFVPDHTGAGQTMVDSGTQFTFLMGPVYTALRNEFLQQTRRVLQVYNDPNFVFQGAMDLCYRVMGLSRPSFSNLPRVSLMFQGAEMSVSGERLLYRVPDMNKGSDSVYCFTFGNSDLLGIEAFVIGHHHQQNVWMEFDLVKSRVGFAEIRCDLAGQKLGIGPLGPHKKRM from the coding sequence atgtcttttcttcatttccttcTTCACTTCACgattttccttcttcttttccatgaaatcttttcttttccttccaaCCAAACACTCTTTTTACCACTCAGAAAAACCCACGGCGGTCACCGTCCACTACCCACTTCCGCCGCCAGTGCTGCCACCAACAGGCTTGCTTTCCACCATAACGTTACTCTAACGGTTTCACTAACCGTCGGGTCGCCGCCGCAGGATGTTACGATGGTACTGGATACAGGGAGTGAGCTTTCGTGGCTTCACTGTAAGAAAACGCCGAATTTAAATTCCGTTTTCACCCCTCAAGTTTCCAAGTCTTACAAACCCGTCCCTTGTGGTTCCCCGGTTTGCAAAACCCGTACACGTGACTTACCCGTTCCCGCTTCATGCGACCCGAATAATAAACTATGCCACGTGGCCGTCTCTTATGCTGACGCTTCATCAATAGAAGGAAATCTCGCGCACGAGAATTTCGTAATCGGATCTTCGACCCAACCCGGGTTTTTATTCGGGTGTATGGATTCGGGTTACAGCTCAAATTCGGAGGAAGATTCCAAAACAACCGGGTTAATGGGCATGAACCGCGGGTCGTTATCTTTCGTTAGTCAAATGGGATTCCCCAAATTCTCGTATTGCATATCGGGTTTCGACTCCTCCGGGGTTTTACTCCTCGGTGACGCGAGTTTTTCTTGGCTTGGGGAGTTGAATTATACTCCTTTAATTCAAATATCCGACCCGTTACCATACTACGACCGAGTTGCATATACGGTTCAATTAGAAGGTATTAAAGTTGGGAATAAAATATTAGACCTACCAAGATCCGCTTTTGTACCCGATCATACCGGTGCGGGCCAAACAATGGTCGACTCGGGTACCCAATTTACTTTCTTAATGGGTCCGGTTTACACCGCTTTACGAAACGAGTTTTTACAACAAACGAGAAGGGTTTTACAAGTTTACAACGATCCGAACTTCGTATTCCAAGGGGCGATGGATTTATGTTATCGGGTCATGGGTTTGTCTCGGCCAAGTTTCTCGAATTTACCGCGAGTTAGTCTAATGTTTCAAGGAGCTGAGATGAGTGTATCGGGCGAGAGGCTATTATACCGGGTACCCGATATGAACAAAGGGAGTGATTCAGTGTATTGCTTCACATTTGGCAACTCTGATCTCCTAGGAATCGAAGCGTTCGTGATTGGCCATCATCATCAACAAAACGTGTGGATGGAATTCGATTTGGTGAAATCAAGGGTTGGATTTGCTGAGATCAGATGTGATCTTGCAGGTCAAAAGCTTGGTATTGGACCCTTAGGGCCCCACAAAAAAAGAATGTAA
- the LOC105778467 gene encoding small polypeptide DEVIL 11 — MDSTSSAAAPTPPPPPPTFYFDDKWKLSKKETSSSSSSSKGRSLSSSSTSNSSSFMIKTTPSSSSTSPPSSSKTKRCAFTRKCARLFKEQRARFYIMRRCVIMLICWREYTDS; from the coding sequence ATGGATTCAACTTCAAGTGCAGCAGCACCAACGCCACCACCACCGCCGCCGACCTTTTACTTCGACGACAAATGGAAGCTATCAAAGAAAGaaacttcttcatcatcatcatcatcaaaggGTCGTTctttatcatcatcttcaactTCAAATTCGTCATCATTCATGATCAAAACCAccccatcatcatcatcaacatcaccaccatcatcatcaaaaacaaaaagatgtgCTTTCACTAGGAAATGTGCTAGGCTATTCAAAGAACAAAGGGCTCGGTTTTACATCATGAGGCGTTGTGTTATCATGCTCATTTGCTGGCGTGAATACACTGATTCTTAA